Proteins from one Legionella taurinensis genomic window:
- a CDS encoding PIN domain-containing protein → MGHFTVLYDANVLYPAPLRDILIQLATTRLYRAKWSNRIHEEWIRNVLKNRSDISREQLERIKKLMDSSVLDCLVENYEDIEGGLQLPDSNDKHILAAAIVSSCDVIVTFNIKDFPSEELDKYAIETQHPDDFLMHLTNLDLGKFCVAIKTTRMRLKNPPKNITEYLEILSNQGLTKTVLFLEDHRSLL, encoded by the coding sequence ATGGGGCATTTTACTGTTTTGTATGATGCAAATGTCCTTTATCCCGCCCCTCTTCGTGATATTTTAATACAGTTGGCAACAACCAGATTATATAGAGCAAAGTGGTCTAATCGAATTCATGAGGAATGGATTAGAAATGTTTTAAAGAATCGTTCGGATATCTCTAGGGAGCAATTGGAAAGAATAAAGAAACTAATGGATAGTTCAGTTTTAGATTGTCTTGTTGAAAATTATGAGGACATTGAGGGAGGACTACAGCTTCCTGATTCAAATGATAAGCATATTTTAGCCGCTGCAATTGTATCTAGCTGTGACGTAATTGTTACTTTTAACATTAAAGATTTCCCATCGGAAGAATTAGATAAGTATGCCATTGAAACTCAACATCCAGATGATTTTTTAATGCACCTTACTAATTTGGATCTTGGTAAATTTTGTGTAGCCATAAAGACAACGAGGATGCGCCTTAAAAATCCCCCCAAAAACATTACTGAGTATTTAGAAATTTTATCTAATCAAGGGTTAACAAAAACTGTTTTATTCTTAGAGGATCACCGTTCACTTTTATAA
- a CDS encoding helix-turn-helix domain-containing protein yields MNNCAMEIKPPSRQDRGIAKKSFQQIKDMSRISKKNAILNLNGLQVELPPSAVKLVFAILSEMAQGNSLTLIPSHAHLTTQEAADMLNVSRPYFVKLLEEGKIPFEKVGTRRRVLASDVMAFIDKSSREREKALQELVDQAQLLNMGY; encoded by the coding sequence ATGAATAATTGCGCAATGGAAATTAAGCCACCCAGCAGACAGGATAGGGGAATAGCTAAAAAATCCTTTCAGCAAATTAAAGACATGAGTAGAATTTCCAAAAAAAATGCAATATTAAATTTAAATGGTTTACAGGTCGAATTGCCACCTTCAGCCGTTAAATTAGTGTTTGCAATACTTAGTGAGATGGCACAAGGAAATTCACTCACTTTAATACCCTCCCATGCCCATTTAACTACTCAAGAAGCCGCTGATATGTTAAACGTCTCACGTCCTTACTTTGTTAAATTATTAGAAGAAGGCAAAATTCCATTTGAGAAAGTTGGCACCCGTCGTCGAGTTCTTGCAAGTGATGTGATGGCATTTATCGATAAATCATCAAGAGAGCGTGAGAAAGCTCTTCAAGAACTGGTGGATCAAGCGCAATTATTGAATATGGGATATTGA
- a CDS encoding SDR family NAD(P)-dependent oxidoreductase: protein MGRLQGKTALVTGATKSIGLAIAEAFCNEGAQVIITGRLPREQGLEKAKAIGAADYLCLDVTQEDDWHQAQSYIEKHYQTLDILVNNAGIDTAPGSKTPQDIESISLKDWHAVLAVNLDGLFLGCKAMLPLLKQSDNASIINLGSRSGRVGVPSNIAYGASKGASDNFTKTLALHCAKKGYKIRCNEIVPAAILTDMWDLEFGHDEHRQQRITEYSQSIPLRRMGKAEDVAQMAVFLASDESSYVTGAPFLIDGGIMASAASYGSNPSPMNTKPSTSDTQSPLLANTVFKPSQVWNEEASKNAAMVCSIQ from the coding sequence ATGGGACGATTGCAGGGTAAAACGGCCTTGGTGACCGGCGCAACCAAATCCATTGGCTTAGCCATCGCCGAAGCGTTCTGCAATGAGGGCGCTCAGGTGATTATCACCGGCAGGCTCCCACGTGAACAGGGCCTTGAGAAAGCGAAAGCCATCGGCGCTGCAGACTACCTCTGCCTTGACGTCACCCAGGAAGACGATTGGCACCAGGCCCAGTCTTACATTGAAAAGCACTATCAGACGCTTGACATTCTGGTGAATAATGCCGGCATCGATACAGCGCCTGGCAGTAAAACCCCGCAAGACATCGAAAGCATTTCGCTCAAAGACTGGCACGCTGTTCTTGCGGTGAACCTTGATGGCTTGTTTTTGGGGTGCAAGGCCATGCTGCCTTTGCTTAAACAAAGCGACAATGCCTCGATTATCAATCTTGGTTCACGTTCTGGCCGGGTCGGGGTTCCTTCCAATATTGCCTATGGCGCCAGCAAGGGGGCGAGCGATAATTTCACTAAAACCCTGGCTCTGCACTGTGCAAAAAAGGGGTACAAAATCCGTTGCAATGAAATTGTGCCGGCCGCCATTTTAACGGACATGTGGGATTTGGAATTCGGTCATGACGAGCATCGTCAACAACGCATAACCGAATACAGCCAGTCTATCCCCCTGAGGCGAATGGGAAAAGCAGAGGACGTGGCCCAGATGGCGGTATTTCTCGCCTCTGATGAATCATCCTATGTGACCGGAGCTCCTTTCTTAATTGACGGCGGCATCATGGCTTCTGCCGCATCGTATGGTTCCAATCCTTCACCGATGAATACCAAACCTTCCACTTCAGACACTCAATCGCCGCTGCTCGCGAATACCGTCTTTAAGCCGTCTCAGGTATGGAATGAGGAAGCATCGAAAAACGCTGCCATGGTTTGTTCTATCCAATAA
- the serS gene encoding serine--tRNA ligase, which translates to MLDPQLLRDDAFAVAEQLARRGFKFDAQAYRQLEEQRKALQVATQSLQNERNTRSKEIGAAVARGENIDAMRAEVNELGRELEQKKQELETLLRQIEHIALSLPNLPHDSVPVGEDETGNVEIRRWGEIPAFDFAVKSHDELGEALGQMDFALAVKITGSRFVVMKNQIAKLHRALIQFMLDIHTLEHGYEEIYVPYIVNADSLLGTGQLPKFENDLFKLKGEDNYYLTSTAEIPVTNTVRDTIIAHEALPLRHVCHSPCFRSEAGSYGKDTKGMIRQHQFEKVELVWITQPEHSFEALETLTRHAETILQRLRLPYRVMALCTGDMGAGSAKTYDLEVWLPSQNTYREISSCSNMTSFQARRMKARYRHPDTQETQWVHTLNGSGLAVGRTLVAIMENYQDKDGNIRIPDALKPYMGDVSLITLN; encoded by the coding sequence ATGTTAGATCCCCAACTGTTACGTGACGATGCGTTTGCCGTGGCTGAACAACTGGCCAGACGCGGTTTCAAATTCGACGCCCAAGCGTATAGGCAACTGGAAGAGCAGCGCAAAGCCCTGCAGGTGGCAACCCAGTCATTGCAGAATGAGCGCAACACGCGTTCAAAAGAGATTGGCGCGGCGGTCGCACGTGGGGAAAATATTGATGCCATGCGTGCCGAAGTCAATGAGTTAGGCCGCGAACTGGAACAAAAAAAGCAGGAACTGGAAACCCTTCTCAGGCAGATTGAACACATTGCCCTGTCCTTGCCTAACTTGCCGCACGACTCCGTCCCCGTTGGTGAGGATGAGACCGGAAATGTGGAAATCCGCCGCTGGGGGGAGATCCCTGCGTTTGATTTTGCTGTCAAATCCCATGATGAATTGGGCGAAGCCTTGGGACAAATGGATTTCGCGCTCGCGGTTAAGATAACCGGCAGCCGTTTTGTCGTCATGAAAAACCAGATTGCCAAACTGCATCGTGCCTTAATCCAATTCATGCTTGATATCCATACCCTTGAGCATGGCTACGAAGAAATTTACGTTCCCTATATTGTCAATGCCGACAGTTTGCTTGGAACCGGCCAATTGCCGAAATTTGAAAATGATTTATTTAAATTAAAAGGCGAAGACAATTATTACCTCACCTCCACGGCCGAGATCCCTGTAACCAACACGGTCCGGGATACCATCATTGCGCATGAAGCCCTGCCTCTGCGTCATGTTTGCCACTCGCCCTGTTTTCGCAGCGAAGCGGGATCTTATGGCAAGGACACCAAGGGGATGATACGCCAGCACCAGTTTGAGAAAGTGGAGCTGGTCTGGATTACCCAACCGGAACATTCGTTTGAAGCCTTGGAAACGCTGACGCGCCATGCTGAAACCATCCTGCAACGTTTGCGGCTGCCTTATCGCGTCATGGCTTTGTGTACGGGCGATATGGGTGCGGGTTCTGCCAAGACTTACGATTTGGAAGTCTGGTTACCAAGTCAAAACACCTACCGGGAAATTTCTTCCTGTTCGAACATGACCTCTTTTCAGGCGCGCCGCATGAAAGCACGCTATCGTCACCCTGACACTCAGGAAACTCAATGGGTTCATACCCTCAATGGTTCAGGTCTTGCTGTAGGGCGCACACTGGTTGCCATTATGGAAAATTACCAGGACAAAGACGGGAATATCCGCATTCCAGACGCTTTAAAACCTTACATGGGCGATGTGTCGCTGATTACTCTGAATTAA
- a CDS encoding DUF190 domain-containing protein, giving the protein MQVKVVRFYLSEDSPHLKQIYDYLHDQKVMGATMFRGVKGFGSSGKMREARLLDIHFDLPIVIEFVEEPAKADEILNHFSTLLEGNRILSWTAEMGVS; this is encoded by the coding sequence ATGCAAGTCAAAGTCGTGCGGTTTTATTTAAGTGAAGATTCACCTCACCTTAAGCAGATTTATGATTACCTTCATGATCAAAAAGTCATGGGTGCGACCATGTTTCGCGGCGTGAAGGGCTTTGGCAGTTCAGGCAAGATGCGTGAAGCAAGATTGCTGGACATTCATTTCGATCTGCCCATAGTGATTGAGTTTGTGGAAGAGCCGGCAAAAGCCGATGAAATTCTTAACCATTTCAGTACGCTGCTGGAAGGCAATCGCATTTTGTCCTGGACTGCGGAAATGGGTGTGAGCTAG
- the crcB gene encoding fluoride efflux transporter CrcB, with translation MWAAIGTVACGGALGAVSRFGSVALMAKLFGSHYPVGTWFVNWLGSFLAGLIMILLLERFAVTDYWRLFLVVGFLGGFTTFSSYSWETWVLFEGGEHVAALLNMALNNVCALGMAFVGIIVGRWIGGMV, from the coding sequence ATGTGGGCTGCAATTGGAACTGTGGCTTGCGGCGGGGCCCTGGGCGCTGTTTCCCGCTTTGGCTCTGTGGCACTGATGGCAAAACTTTTTGGCAGCCATTACCCGGTAGGAACCTGGTTCGTTAACTGGCTTGGATCCTTTCTGGCTGGATTAATCATGATCCTGCTTTTGGAGCGCTTTGCAGTCACCGATTACTGGCGTTTGTTTCTGGTGGTCGGTTTCTTAGGCGGCTTCACTACGTTTTCCAGCTATTCCTGGGAAACCTGGGTATTGTTCGAAGGGGGGGAACACGTGGCCGCTCTGCTCAACATGGCGCTGAATAACGTCTGCGCTCTGGGGATGGCCTTTGTAGGGATAATCGTCGGTCGATGGATAGGAGGGATGGTTTGA
- the lpxA gene encoding acyl-ACP--UDP-N-acetylglucosamine O-acyltransferase has product MIDERAMIHPSAKIAEGVSIGPGSVIGADVEIGEGTWIGPYVVIEGPTRIGKNNKIFQFASVGDEPQDVTYQGEATRLEIGDNNVIREYCMISRGTVKGGGVTRIGNHNFLMAYSHIGHDCMVGNHTIMVNHAALSGHVIVNDYAIIGPYAAVHQFCLIGAYAFIARATYVTKDVLPYVMIAGHTTSACGINTVGLRRRGFSSSAIDHLRRAYKIIFRKGLTVQQAVAELEMMQMDCPEVIPMIDALNQSTRGIVR; this is encoded by the coding sequence GTGATAGATGAACGCGCAATGATTCACCCCTCAGCCAAAATCGCAGAAGGGGTATCGATAGGGCCTGGCAGCGTGATTGGTGCTGACGTAGAAATTGGTGAAGGAACCTGGATCGGACCCTATGTCGTGATTGAGGGCCCAACCCGGATAGGGAAGAACAACAAAATTTTTCAATTCGCTTCGGTCGGCGACGAACCTCAGGATGTGACTTATCAAGGGGAGGCGACTCGTCTTGAGATTGGCGATAACAATGTCATCCGTGAATACTGCATGATAAGCCGCGGCACGGTAAAAGGCGGCGGGGTAACCCGCATCGGCAATCATAATTTTCTGATGGCTTATTCGCATATCGGTCATGATTGCATGGTGGGTAATCACACCATCATGGTGAATCATGCCGCGCTGTCAGGGCACGTGATTGTCAATGATTACGCGATTATCGGTCCTTACGCAGCCGTTCATCAATTCTGTCTGATTGGTGCTTATGCCTTTATAGCCAGGGCTACGTATGTGACTAAAGACGTGTTGCCGTACGTCATGATTGCGGGACATACCACCTCCGCCTGCGGCATCAACACCGTGGGATTAAGGCGGCGTGGTTTTTCGTCTTCGGCTATTGATCATTTACGCCGTGCCTATAAAATAATTTTCCGTAAGGGACTGACTGTGCAGCAGGCTGTCGCCGAACTGGAAATGATGCAAATGGACTGTCCGGAAGTCATTCCCATGATTGATGCGTTGAATCAATCCACTCGAGGCATTGTTAGATAA
- the fabZ gene encoding 3-hydroxyacyl-ACP dehydratase FabZ, whose protein sequence is MNEPIDIIRILELLPHRYPFILVDRVLDYKTLDYLVATKNVTINEPFFMGHFPGNPIMPGVLMLEALAQASAILSNLSRTPKEGHEFLYYFAGIDNAKFKHVVTPGDQLRLEVKLVGQKRDFWRMHGEAFVGDTLACSADLMSASKEVKK, encoded by the coding sequence ATGAATGAACCAATTGACATTATAAGAATTCTGGAACTTTTGCCTCACCGGTACCCGTTTATTCTGGTGGACAGAGTGCTTGACTACAAAACACTGGATTACCTGGTTGCGACAAAGAATGTCACCATTAACGAACCGTTCTTTATGGGGCATTTTCCCGGCAATCCGATCATGCCTGGTGTATTGATGCTGGAGGCTTTGGCTCAAGCCAGCGCTATTTTATCCAATTTATCAAGAACCCCCAAAGAGGGACATGAGTTTCTGTATTATTTTGCCGGAATTGACAATGCGAAATTCAAGCATGTGGTGACACCGGGCGATCAGCTTCGGCTTGAAGTGAAATTAGTAGGGCAAAAACGTGATTTTTGGCGTATGCATGGCGAAGCCTTTGTTGGCGACACATTGGCCTGCTCCGCCGATTTAATGAGTGCATCGAAGGAAGTAAAAAAGTGA